From the genome of Colletotrichum higginsianum IMI 349063 chromosome 4, whole genome shotgun sequence, one region includes:
- a CDS encoding Fructose-bisphosphate has product MTVPATWRDSNRTIQILAKAEAGRYGVIAAIAYNLEQIHGLVSAAEQARSPLIIQFFPWAVTFADGLLVRAAKDAVSRAAVPISIHLDHAQDEAIIQHAADHLPFDSIMVDMSHYDKAENLSKTAKWVEYCHERGIATEAEPGRIEGAEDGVMDTAGLEASKTTPEEVDEFIATGVDSLAPAFGNVHGEYGKQGPQLDFERFGRIRTQIAGRARVALHGTNGFSPELMRQCVAAGATKINVNKLVLDDYYAHLKSQVAQLPHTTLIEEGTSKVTLQTKEWMEICGSAGQA; this is encoded by the exons ATGACTGTCCCGGCGACTTGGAGAGACAGCAACCGGACCATCCAGATCCTAGCAAAGGCCGAAGCGGGAAGATACGGCGTGATCGCAGCCATCGCATACAACCTCGAGCAAATCCACGGCCTCGTAAGCGCAGCAGAACAGGCCCGCTCGCCTCTCATCATCCAATTCTTCCCCTGGGCGGTCACtttcgccgacggcctgctcgtccgcgccgccaaggacgccgtgtcacgcgccgccgtgccgaTTTCGATCCACCTGGACCACGCGCAggacgaggccatcatccAGCACGCGGCCGACCACCTGCCCTTCGACAGCATCATGGTGGACATGTCCCATTACGACAAGGCGGAGAACCTGTCCAAGACGGCAAAATGGGTCGAGTACTGCCACGAGCGCGGCATCGCGACCGAGGCAGAGCCCGGCCGGATAGAGGGCGCGGAGGACGGCGTCATGGACACGGCGGGTCTGGAGGCCAGCAAGACGACGCCCGAGGAGGTTGACGAGTTCATCGCGACCGGCGTGGACTCCCTCGCGCCGGCGTTCGGCAACGTGCACGGCGAGTACGGCAAGCAGGGACCGCAGTTGGACTTTGAACG GTTCGGGAGGATACGCACCCAGATCGCCGGTAGGGCGAGGGTGGCTCTGCACGGCACCAACGGGTTCTCGCCCGAGCTGATGAGACAGTGCGTCGCCGCGGGCGCCACCAAGATCAACGTCAACAAGCTGGTGCTAGATGACTATTACGCGCACCTCAAGTCTCAGGTCGCGCAGCTCCCGCACACCACGCTGATCGAGGAGGGCACGAGCAAAGTCACCCTGCAGACCAAGGAGTGGATGGAGATATGCGGCTCGGCCGGTCAAGCTTGA
- a CDS encoding OPT family small oligopeptide transporter, with translation MNCALFPSLRSTRGRVHSPPATMSGKVESTGGEEPTPARDEDIEKIPAQVNHNPEQKISDQISHEKLEELAPNGEGEYILGKINEMSEEEALEIVEESVEFFKDDWNFPSDMRERMKKLLEGPKAYGEHYDRDLRIDAVMIRYSSPYPGVRAVAEILDDQSVPIETFRAYFLGIGWAIIGTFISTFFNSRFPSITLSGQVIQILLFPCAKFLEFALPDWGVTVRGTRHSLNPGPWNFKEQMFATITYNIAIYTTNSYGMILVQKSPVYYGLGFVDFGYQLMLTLFVQLMGMGFAGYLRRFSVYPVKALWPTILPTIAMNRALTRPEPRERINGWTISRYKFFYVCTICMFFYYWLPGYLFTALATFNWMTWVSPENVTLAIITGSSLGLGLFNPVTTFDWNVATSSYAALAQPFFATCTMYCGAIVGGGIILGIYYTNMYNTAYLPINSSSPFANDGTPYVVQNVVVNNQLNETLYQEYSPPFYSAGYLLTVGANYCFYPVYFLYIMGNQWKTISAAYVDFYKGLRHGKGNYEGAMDVHSRLMANYGEVPDWWFLVILVGAIVVSVVFLNIYPLDTPVWLVFLMIAINLVFAVPLSFLSATTGTNLGLGALIQVITGYMLPGNTNAFLFSQTLGSWALAGYGDNYVQDQKMAHYTKIAPRAVFRSQIGTIVITCFVAVATQNFILENVKGLCTPTQMSRFTCANDGAPLYANSLMWGLLGSERMFVSFYPILKWCFLMGTVIAVVFLVGQGYGPRYLPGVRETLRRKLSPRTFARLDKTLFPFVASLLWLNPVLVIQGIQHWAPSNLSYKTPGFILGYIFMYWLPRHRLAWWEKYNYVLSAALTAGVAVSALVMFFAVGYNPVSLKWWGNTVSGAGVDGRQIGILPIPERGYFGPERGSFPT, from the exons ATGAACTGTGCCCTTTTTCCCAGCCTTCGCAGTACACGGGGTAGAGTCCACAGTCCTCCCGCAACCATGTCCGGAAAAGTGGAGTCTACCGGCGGGGAGGAGCCGACTCCGGCCCGGGACGAGGACATTGAAAAGATCCCCGCGCAAGTGAATCACAACCCGGAGCAAAAGATCTCGGATCAAATCTCccacgagaagctcgaggagctcgcccCCAACGGCGAAGGGGAGTACATCCTGGGTAAGATCAACGAGAtgagcgaggaggaggccctcgagatcgtcgaGGAGTCGGTCGAGTTCTTCAAGGACGACTGGAACTTCCCTTCCGATATGAGAGAGCGTATGAAGAAGCTCCTCGAAGGCCCCAAGGCCTACGGAGAGCACTACGATCGCGACTTGAggatcgacgccgtcatgATCCGCTACTCGTCGCCCTACCCGGGTGTTCGCGCCGTGGCCGAGATTCTGGACGACCAGAGCGTGCCGATCGAGACGTTCCGCGCCTACTTTCTGGGCATTGGCTGGGCCATCATCGGGACCTTCATCTCGACCTTCTTCAACTCGAGGTTCCCGTCCATTA CTCTGAGCGGCCAGGTCATCCAGATCCTGTTGTTCCCGTGCGCCAAGTTCCTCGAGTTCGCCCTGCCGGACTGGGGCGTCACTGTCCGCGGGACGCGGCACTCCCTCAACCCGGGCCCCTGGAACTTCAAGGAGCAGATGTTCGCGACCATCACGTACAACATCGCCATCTACACCACCAACAGCTACGGCATGATCCTCGTGCAGAAGTCCCCCGTCTACTAcggcctcggcttcgtcgacttCGGCTACCAGCTCATGCTCACGCTCTTCGTGCAGCTCATGGGCATGGGCTTCGCCGGCTACCTCCGCCGGTTCAGCGTGTACCCGGTCAAGGCCCTCTGGCCGACCATCCTGCCGACCATCGCCATGAACCGCGCGCTCACGCGGCCCGAGCCGAGGGAGAGGATCAACGGCTGGACCATCTCGCGGTACAAGTTCTTCTACGTCTGCACCATCTGCATGTTCTTCTACTACTGGCTCCCGGGCTACCTCTTCACGGCCCTGGCCACCTTCAACTGGATGACGTGGGTCTCGCCGGAGAACGTGACGCTGGCCATCATCACGGGCTCCTCCCTGGGGCTCGGCCTGTTCAACCCCGTCACGACGTTCGACTGGAACGTCGCCACGTCCTCGTACGCCGCGCTGGCCCAGCCCTTCTTCGCGACCTGCACCATGTACTGCGGCGCCAtcgtgggcggcggcatcatcctCGGGATCTACTACACCAACATGTACAACACGGCGTATCTCCCCATcaactcgtcgtcgccgttcGCCAACGACGGCACCCCGTACGTCGTGCAGAATGTGGTGGTGAACAACCAGCTCAACGAGACCCTCTACCAGGAGTACTCGCCGCCGTTCTACTCGGCCGGGTACCTCCTGACCGTCGGTGCCAACTACTGCTTCTATCCAGTGTACTTCTTGTACATCATGGG AAACCAATGGAAGACGATATCGGCCGCGTACGTTGACTTCTACAAAGGGCTGCGCCACGGCAAGGGCAACTACGAAGGCGCCATGGACGTCCACAGCCGCCTCATGGCGAACTACGGAGAGGTCCCCGACTGGTGGTTCCTGGTGATACTggtcggcgccatcgtcgtctccgtcgtgTTCCTCAACATCTACCCGCTCGACACCCCGGTGTGGCTCGTCTTCCTGATGATCGCCAtcaacctcgtcttcgcGGTGCCCCTCTCGTTCctctcggcgacgacggggaccAACCTGGGGCTCGGCGCCCTGATCCAGGTCATCACGGGCTACATGCTGCCGGGCAACACCAAcgccttcctcttctcccagaCGCTGGGGTCCTGGGCGCTCGCCGGCTACGGCGACAACTACGTCCAGGACCAGAAGATGGCCCACTACACCAAGATTGCGCCGCGGGCCGTCTTCCGGAGCCAGATCGGCACCATCGTCATCACGTGCTTCGTCGCGGTGGCCACGCAGAACTTCATACTGGAAAACGTTAAGGGGCTGTGTACTCCCACCCAGATGAGTCGCTTCACGTGCGCCAACGACGGCGCGCCGCTGTATGCCAACTCTTTGA TGTGGGGGCTTCTCGGATCAGAGCGAATGTTTGTGTCTTTCTATCCGATTTTGAAGT GGTGCTTCCTCATGGGCACAGTAATCGCCGTTGTCTTCCTGGTCGGCCAAGGCTACGGACCAAGATACCTCCCCGGCGTGCGGGAAACCCTACGGCGGAAGCTGAGCCCGAGGACCTTTGCCCGTCTGGACAAGACTCTTTTCCCCTTCGTCGCCTCTCTTCTGTGGCTTAACCCCGTCCTAGTCATTCAGGGCATCCAGCACTGGGCCCCTTCCAACCTCTCATACAAGACGCCCGGCTTCATCCTTGGATACATCTTCATGTACTGGCTCCCTCGGCACCGGTTGGCCTGGTGGGAGAAGTATAACTACGTACTGTCGGCGGCCCTGACTGCCGGAGTAgccgtctcggccttggTCATGTTCTTCGCTGTGGGGTATAACCCGGTCTCTCTGAAGTGGTGGGGAAACACGGTCAGCGGTGCCGGGGTCGATGGACGGCAGATCGGGATCCTGCCCATTCCCGAGAGAGGGTATTTTGGTCCCGAGAGGGGATCCTTTCCTACATAG
- a CDS encoding Peroxisomal (S)-2-hydroxy-acid oxidase: MRSLFVATQLLAAAMAAEPWNNEVDTGFEIYLASTNFTEGTQPLLKDIRALPDFDFAARQKLDNQKYSFYRTGTAGEFSYRHNLDVWQKVQLRSKHLSDVTKLNETMATTILGYNFSAPVFIAPAARGIYGDEAAELNLVRAAGNENILYIPSMYASKSIEEIAAGKSNGTLNGPQVIFQQIYTNANLSVTWENIRRAERTGAKAIVWTIDAPGDSVRHRAARYDTTNANSVSSALTWDIYDQMRNHTTLPIILKGITTAEEALLAVEKGAKAIYISNHGGRQLDHTPGPLEIAYEIYRNAPEVFQKVDVIADSGVRYGNDVLKLLALGVKAVGMGRPFMYANCYGLEGVTKAINIIKTEIVRDGAQMGVTDVHNISMSFLNTRQLEQNVYLFDKE; encoded by the exons ATGCGTTCTCTCTTCGTTGCCAcgcagctcctcgccgccgccatggcggccgagcCCTGGAACAACGAGGTCGACACCGGCTTCGAGATCTACCTCGCCAGCACCAACTTCACCGAGGGCACGCAGCCCCTCCTCAAGGACATCCGCGCCCTGCCCGACTTCGACTTCGCCGCCCGCCAGAAGCTCGACAACCAGAAGTACTCCTTCTACcgcaccggcaccgccggcgaGTTCAGCTACCGCCACAACCTCGACGTCTGGCAAAAGGTCCAGCTGCGCTCCAAGCACCTGAGCGACGTCACCAAGCTGAACGAGACCATGGCCACCACCATCCTGGGCTACAACTTCAGCGCCCCCGTCTTCatcgcccccgccgcccgcggcatctacggcgacgaggccgccgagctgaacctcgtccgcgccgccggcaacgagAATATCCTGTACATCCCGTCCATGTACGCCTCCAAGTCCATCGAggagatcgccgccggcaagtCCAACGGCACCCTCAACGGGCCCCAGGTCATCTTCCAGCAGATCTACACCAACGCCAACCTCTCCGTCACCTGGGAGAAcatccgccgcgccgagcgCACCGGCGCCAAGGCCATCGTCTGGACCATCGACGCCCCCGGCGACTCGGTCCGccaccgcgccgcccgctACGACACCACCAACGCCAActccgtctcctcggccCTCACCTGGGACATCTACGACCAGATGAGGAACCACACGACCCTGCCCATCATCCTCAAGGGCATCaccaccgccgaggaggccctcctcgccgtcgagaagggcgccaAGGCCATCTACATCTCCAACCACGGCGGCCGCCAGCTCGACCACACCCCGGGCCCCCTCGAGATCGCCTACGAGATCTACCGCAACGCCCCCGAGGTCTTCCAAAAGGTCGACGTCATCGCCGACAGCGGCGTCCGCTACGGCAACGACGTGCTCAAGctgctcgccctcggcgtcaaggccgtcggcaTGGGCCGCCCCTTCATGTACGCCAACTGctacggcctcgagggcgtcaccaaggccatcaacatcatcaagACCGAGATCGTCCGCGATGGCGCGCAGATGGGCGTCACCGACGTCCACAACATCAGCATGAGCTTC CTCAACACCCGCCAGCTCGAGCAAAACGTCTACCTTTTTGACAAGGAGTAA
- a CDS encoding 3-oxoacyl-(Acyl-carrier-protein) reductase 2, with translation MSPSAADAGPATTTSSTVNVQPLLTLSGKIIAVTGGNRGIGLGVAECCLLNDAAKVYSIDLAEPGEEFATASKQFPGRLFAVTADVTDEASITAAIDRIVEESGAIHGVVCNAGRTNHKAALDFSKEEIETLFGVNLFGAFYTARAAARAFIKLNVKGSVVFTASMASYRPNKRVPSAPYGASKAGVRNMAHTLAMEWAKYGIRVNSVSPGLVRTAMTYWVPQQPDWEQQLKYYGGMPRLAEVQELGGAYVYLLSDAASYTTSIDIPVNGVIGKELEKNAHAQEQ, from the exons ATGTCTCCCTCAGCGGCCGATGCAGGCCCAGCCaccacgacctcgagcaCCGTCAACGTCCAGCCTCTCCTGACGCTGTCGGGGAAAATCATTGCAG TCACCGGTGGGAATCGCGGCATCGGCCTGGGCGTCGCCGAATGCTGTCTCCTCAACGACGCGGCCAAGGTGTACTCGATCGACTTGGCGGAACCTGGTGAAGAGTTCGCCACGGCGTCGAAACAGTTCCCCGGCCGGCTGTTCGCCGTCACCGCAGACGTCacggacgaggcgagcataacggccgccatcgacagGATCGTCGAGGAGTCCGGGGCGATCCACGGCGTGGTTTGCAACGCTGGCCGGACGAACCACAAGGCCGCTCTCGATTTCTCAAAAGAGGAGATCGAGACGCTGTTCGGTGTCAAC CTTTTCGGCGCATTTTACACAGCCAGAGCTGCCGCGAGGGCTTTCATCAAGTTGAACGTCAAGGGATCCGTCGTCTTCACAGCCTCCATGGCGTCTTACCGGCCAAACAAG CGCGTGCCATCAGCACCCTACGGGGCATCCAAAGCGGGCGTCCGCAACATGGCGCACACGCTCGCCATGGAATGGGCCAAGTACGGCATCCGGGTCAACAGCGTGTCGCCCGGCCTCGTGCGCACGGCCATGACATACTGGGTGCCGCAGCAGCCGGACTGGGAACAGCAGCTCAAGTACTACGGCGGCATGCCGCGGCTGGCGGAGGTGCAGGAGCTCGGGGGCGCCTACGTCTACCTCTTGAGCGATGCGGCGAGCTACACTACGTCGATTGATATCCCCGTCAACGGTGTCATTGGAA AGGAGTTGGAGAAAAATGCCCATGCCCAAGAGCAGTGA